The window ACCTGCAACACGCCGTTGCGGATTTCAAAAGGCAGGATGAGGTGATTAATGGCAAAGGAACGAGGAATGGTCTTGGTGACAATTTCGATATCCAGTTCGAGGGGGTCAAGCTTTTTGAAAGGGATACGTAATTTGCGGCTTACGGCCCGCATAATAAGTTCTTCCGTGAGGATCGTTGCCTGATGGCCCGGTTGATGCACCGGTATCTCAAGTTTTAGGGATGCGAGGATATCCACCATATCAGGATACCCCCTTCCCGCTTGCTTGGGACCGCCCTGAAGCTTGAGGAGCTGTTGGCTTTGCCGTTCCTTTTGACGAAGCACAAACTGTTTCTGTTTCGCAGTTAATAAGCGCTGCGAGATAAGCAAATCAAGGAGTTTTTGGCTGTTCAGCAGTCCCATAATAAGTAGTTATTCCTTTACTGGCCGATTTGATTATCTATTTCATGATCCTGAGTCCCGATGCCGATATCAGGCAAGTTCCAGTCCGGCATGGTTAATTCCGGAAGCCATTTGTCAAGACCCCATTTGGGGGGATCCCCGGCAGCTAGCCTTTCCTGCAGGGCTTTTGCCTTTGGGATAATTGATGCGTCAGGATACATGGTGAGAATATATTTCAGACGATGTTTCGCCTGCTCATATTTTTTCGTACGGACATAGAAGATTGCAACATAGTACTCATGATTGACAATAAATTCTCGGGCCGCACGAATTCTCGCCTTGGCCTCTCTGGTGTAGGGTGAGTCTGGATAGGTACGCAATAAACGGGAAAAGGACTTGATAGCATCCTGAGCTCCTGTCGAATCTCTATCAATCTGATCGGTGCGGGAATAATCGCACATGGCGATTTGGAACATGACATAGGGGATAGCCTCGTTGGCGGGATGTCGTTCCTCGAACTCTTTGTACAGCTCCTTAGCCTCTTCGTAATTATCGTTATAATACTCGCAATCGGCCAGTTTTAATTCAGCCAGTAGTGCTTCAGGACTAAAGGGATAACGATCCTTGACCTCCTGAAAATCTTTCATAGCGGTATTATACCTGCCTATCTTGTAGGACTCCATACCCTGCACAATCAACTTGTCAGCCGGTTCAAATTTCTCTTCCTTGTCTCCAAGGCCGAAAAAAGACCAGGAGCTGAACATGCCTTCAGTGGTCGCGCAGCCGGTCAGGGAGAGGCAGGTGGTGACGAGGAGAAGATAGACAATGGTGCGTATCAGTACGGCGGTGCCGCCGTTATTTTTTTTTGATATCATCGTATTGATATAGAAAAATATTAATCTCATTCTTGAAAATCAAATAGATATATTCGCATTTTGCTCTGGCTCTCAGGTTAACCATATAAAATTAACCCCTCGGCCAGAATGACATCTCTGAACTTTTGTTTTTTTCTTAAATCAAAAATATCAACAGGCTTTGAAAGGCTGAAAATCAATTCGCTGTAAAATTTAAAAAATTGTGCATCCGGGACTCCTTCGACAGCTAAATCTATGTCATTGCTTACCGCTGTCGGGTCACAGCCTGATCCGAACAGGATCACCTTTCCTGCTTTGTACTTTTTTGCTATATTTCGTATTTTACGTTTATCTTTCTCTGAGATCATCATTGGCACCGTTATCCATGATTGCCTTTTCAACTTTTCAACAGGGTTGATTGCTTTCCGGCAAGAATGCATGATCAAGTGTCTGTTCAAATGACCAGGGGCATTCCTCCGGAAAGCTCTTCCGGTCCAAACCTGTTTCCCTCACCGCACCAGTGCGGGCATATTTATAGGTACGCGCAAGGGCCTGGGGTATTTTTTGTTGCATGCTCGGGTTATCCAGAAGATGATCGGTCAATTGATCCCGTTGTTCTTCAATGGTGTAACGCCAACTGTTCCTTCGGTATCCGGGTTGAAACTGCCATTTCAGGAGGTGGATGAAAAGAATGGTTAAGCGGCTGACAAGTTCACGTTGCAAGCTTTTTCCCATATCTTCTATTTCCTCGGCGAGGTTCTCCCTGTCAATTTCATCAATCTTTCCTGCGCGGAGCAGTGCGGCCTGCTGTGCTGTCCAGCCGAAGAAATCGGCGGTGTGTAACTCTTCAGCCATAAGGCATCTCCTGATAAGTCAATCGTTCGCACCTCGGTTTTCCCGTGACACAATATCGTCTAACTGGCGCAGCAGAATCGGTATATTTTCCGTCACGACACCCCATACGATATCTATATTTATACCGAAATAATCATGTATCAGCCGATCTCTCATCCCGGCCATACTTTTCCACGCGACCTGATTATGCTTTGTTCGTAGCTCTATCGAAAGATTTTTAACCGCTTCACCGATAATTTCGATATTTCGAATCACCGAGTCCTGCGTTTTGAGATCAATAAGAAAATCATCGTAGTCCATTCCTTCGGTGTACGAAATAATCCTTCGGGCAGACTCTGATATATCAAGGAGAAATTCTCTCTCCGGTCTTTTAGACATATTCTACAGTTTGTTCAATGGATTCCGCGATATTTTTACTTCTGATCCCTTTCAATCCGGCAACAGTGATTACGTCTGTTTTTTTGCCGAATAATGCTTCAAGATACTCAACAAATTCTATAAATTGAAGACCGATGGGTCTCTCAAAATCTACAATGAGATCAATATCACTTCTATCCTGCTGAGTTCCCTTGGCATACGAGCCGAACAAACCTATCTTTTTCAGGCCGAATTCAGCGGCAAGGTACTGATAGTTCTCTCTCAGTTTTTGGGCTATCTGCTCTTTTGTCAGCATAATCAGTCTTTTTTATTTTGGTGCGGAGGAGAGGACTTGCACCTCTCTACGTTTCTCTTGGATAAAATAAGCAATTACACGTAAGCTCATCTCTCATTTGGATTGGAAGTGTCCCACTTGGCTCCGCAGAAACGTCACTCCGCACCAAACGCATGAATCAACGATTGAATTGTTCATAAGCACCTCCGAGATTATCGAAATAATTACGAACGGACAAATTTCCAACCCAAACAAGATACTCGCATTCGCCTCAATACTTACCCTTACCCTCAAGCTCTTAAAAATATTTAACAAGTCGTGAACCTTTCCACTTGTCCAGATCATTCCATCAGCTTTCTTTCGGCATTCGTTTGATTATTGTGCCATTCCTTCCATTGAGATTCTTCATCTGAAAAACGCTCAGAGTCCACCTCTCGTGGTCTATATTGTTTAACGCTTGTGTCAGGTTTAGATGCAAATATCATTCTATGGGCATGTTCTGCAATAAAACGATTTATCATCTGTGCCCTATCAAGGGAAATACGAGTTCCGCGAAGCGGAGGACGTTTATTACCTATCTGCGTATAAAGAAGGTGCTGAGGGCTGATTGGTAATAAAATTTCTGTTCCTGCACTCCCCCAGCCTCCCAAAAAATTATATTTTTGGTTATGGAAATTTAATTGGATGACCGGATCATCACTTGTAAACCATCTCATACCATCTGGTGGGGATAAAACAGTCCATTTATGTTGATGTAAAACATCGGCTGTCTTAAGTAAATGTCGTATGGCAAATATCCACATACCTCTACCTGTAACTGTTTCAGCCTTCAAGACAGCAGACTTTTTTACCGGATCGCTCTCGATTTTAACATTAACAGGGGGGAAATATTCAGGTATCAATGACTTCTTCTCCTGTAAACTAACACCCTCCGCTTTAGCTGATTCAAGCTGATGTGCCGCTTCTTGCAGCGTATTATCTAACAAGTTTTGGAATGTCTTCTCCCAATGCTGAAGCAATTCAAGCAATCGAGCGGGAGTTCTTACACGCTGTACAGCTAAAAAACGTATTAGAGTTTTCCAGTCTGAAGGTGTGAGACGAGC is drawn from Candidatus Electrothrix rattekaaiensis and contains these coding sequences:
- a CDS encoding DUF29 domain-containing protein produces the protein MAEELHTADFFGWTAQQAALLRAGKIDEIDRENLAEEIEDMGKSLQRELVSRLTILFIHLLKWQFQPGYRRNSWRYTIEEQRDQLTDHLLDNPSMQQKIPQALARTYKYARTGAVRETGLDRKSFPEECPWSFEQTLDHAFLPESNQPC
- a CDS encoding DUF4238 domain-containing protein, which codes for MKIDNHYLPKCHLKRWESSPKKVWVYSTLVSHENVPLWKERDIKGIAYRKYLYTRIVPEGLSDEIETFFDKEYETPAEEAIQKVVSNARLTPSDWKTLIRFLAVQRVRTPARLLELLQHWEKTFQNLLDNTLQEAAHQLESAKAEGVSLQEKKSLIPEYFPPVNVKIESDPVKKSAVLKAETVTGRGMWIFAIRHLLKTADVLHQHKWTVLSPPDGMRWFTSDDPVIQLNFHNQKYNFLGGWGSAGTEILLPISPQHLLYTQIGNKRPPLRGTRISLDRAQMINRFIAEHAHRMIFASKPDTSVKQYRPREVDSERFSDEESQWKEWHNNQTNAERKLME
- a CDS encoding nucleotidyltransferase domain-containing protein, which gives rise to MLTKEQIAQKLRENYQYLAAEFGLKKIGLFGSYAKGTQQDRSDIDLIVDFERPIGLQFIEFVEYLEALFGKKTDVITVAGLKGIRSKNIAESIEQTVEYV
- a CDS encoding DUF86 domain-containing protein, with protein sequence MSKRPEREFLLDISESARRIISYTEGMDYDDFLIDLKTQDSVIRNIEIIGEAVKNLSIELRTKHNQVAWKSMAGMRDRLIHDYFGINIDIVWGVVTENIPILLRQLDDIVSRENRGAND
- a CDS encoding outer membrane protein assembly factor BamD gives rise to the protein MISKKNNGGTAVLIRTIVYLLLVTTCLSLTGCATTEGMFSSWSFFGLGDKEEKFEPADKLIVQGMESYKIGRYNTAMKDFQEVKDRYPFSPEALLAELKLADCEYYNDNYEEAKELYKEFEERHPANEAIPYVMFQIAMCDYSRTDQIDRDSTGAQDAIKSFSRLLRTYPDSPYTREAKARIRAAREFIVNHEYYVAIFYVRTKKYEQAKHRLKYILTMYPDASIIPKAKALQERLAAGDPPKWGLDKWLPELTMPDWNLPDIGIGTQDHEIDNQIGQ
- a CDS encoding nucleotidyltransferase domain-containing protein, with amino-acid sequence MMISEKDKRKIRNIAKKYKAGKVILFGSGCDPTAVSNDIDLAVEGVPDAQFFKFYSELIFSLSKPVDIFDLRKKQKFRDVILAEGLILYG